The Nitriliruptor alkaliphilus DSM 45188 genome includes a region encoding these proteins:
- a CDS encoding FAS1-like dehydratase domain-containing protein: MAVTDLIGSPLPAQTVVVERGPVGFLARAVTDSSPVFQDARAAADAGFDAVPAPPTYAFVMAHQGAWPELQPDGATGEHPLRHVITELMSGGGMILHGGQSFTYHRPVLVGDRLTATGRIADVTVKERGEGSRMTFVVAETDWHDADGAPVVTSSMTLIHRT, from the coding sequence ATGGCCGTCACCGACCTCATCGGCAGCCCCCTGCCCGCCCAGACCGTCGTGGTGGAACGGGGACCCGTCGGGTTCCTGGCCCGTGCCGTGACCGACTCCTCGCCGGTGTTCCAGGACGCTCGCGCGGCCGCGGACGCGGGGTTCGATGCCGTACCCGCGCCGCCCACCTACGCCTTCGTGATGGCCCACCAGGGCGCGTGGCCCGAGCTCCAGCCCGACGGCGCCACCGGCGAGCACCCGCTCCGTCACGTCATCACCGAGCTGATGTCCGGTGGCGGCATGATCCTCCACGGCGGCCAGTCCTTCACCTACCACCGACCCGTGCTCGTCGGTGACCGCCTGACCGCGACCGGCCGCATCGCCGACGTGACCGTCAAGGAGCGGGGCGAGGGGTCGCGCATGACGTTCGTGGTGGCCGAGACCGACTGGCACGACGCGGACGGGGCTCCGGTGGTCACCTCGTCGATGACCCTCATCCACCGCACCTGA
- a CDS encoding Zn-ribbon domain-containing OB-fold protein, translating to MRADLPTVDPSSAPWWEACERGELLIRRCDACGLAHHYPRQRCPTCWSEDVRWEAASGRGRLHTWSVVHAGALPPFSERLPYVVAIVALEEGPLLATNIVDADHARLAIDQDLVVVFERDEGSTVTVPRFRPA from the coding sequence ATGCGCGCCGACCTGCCGACCGTCGACCCGAGCAGCGCACCGTGGTGGGAGGCGTGCGAGCGCGGCGAGCTGCTCATCCGCCGCTGCGACGCCTGCGGTCTGGCCCACCACTACCCGCGCCAGCGCTGCCCCACCTGCTGGTCCGAGGACGTGCGCTGGGAGGCCGCGTCGGGCCGGGGGCGCCTGCACACCTGGTCGGTCGTGCACGCCGGGGCGCTGCCGCCGTTCAGCGAGCGGCTCCCGTACGTCGTCGCGATCGTGGCGCTCGAGGAGGGCCCGCTGCTGGCGACCAACATCGTCGACGCCGACCACGCCCGGCTCGCGATCGATCAGGACCTCGTCGTGGTCTTCGAACGTGACGAGGGCTCGACCGTGACCGTCCCGCGCTTCCGCCCCGCCTGA
- a CDS encoding MaoC/PaaZ C-terminal domain-containing protein, whose translation MTTTSQATTTTPRPTLAVGDTAPPVEHRLTRTDLVQYAGASGDLNPMHHDEPKAQAAGMPSVFGHGMLSMGIVGRALTDWVSVAALRRFEVRFTTQSWPGDTLTTRLTVTEVRDDEDGARVAEVDCRLVNQDDADVIAGTALVELA comes from the coding sequence GTGACGACCACCTCGCAGGCCACGACCACGACACCGCGCCCGACCCTCGCGGTCGGCGACACCGCACCCCCGGTGGAACACCGCCTGACGCGGACCGACCTCGTCCAGTACGCCGGCGCTTCCGGTGACCTCAACCCCATGCACCACGACGAGCCGAAGGCGCAGGCTGCCGGGATGCCGTCGGTGTTCGGCCACGGGATGCTGTCGATGGGCATCGTCGGTCGTGCCCTGACCGACTGGGTCAGCGTGGCGGCGCTGCGCCGCTTCGAGGTCCGGTTCACCACCCAGAGCTGGCCCGGGGACACGCTCACGACGCGCCTGACCGTCACCGAGGTCCGCGACGACGAGGACGGAGCGCGGGTGGCCGAGGTCGACTGCCGCCTGGTGAACCAGGACGACGCCGACGTCATCGCCGGGACCGCCCTGGTCGAGCTGGCCTGA
- a CDS encoding enoyl-CoA hydratase/isomerase family protein — protein MAELTTIRRRQDDGVAWVTLDRPDRLNAFDGVMLAELRATWRELRADDRVRAIVLDAAGDRAFCTGVDRDWALAVEEPAEGADAGAGPAPPGAVSVGEVGTPFQFDDPGAWLGPKANDLWKPVVAAVQGMACGGAFYLLGEVDVIVASDDATFFDPHVTYGMAAVFESVHLLQRLPLGEVLRMQLLGAHERVSAARAHQLGFVSEVVPPGDLAAAAAWVARTIASQPALAVQATLRTIWTANELSRAAALDVGVPLVAAGNAPEALAEGQRSFASGQRVTPRVR, from the coding sequence GTGGCCGAGCTGACCACGATCCGACGGCGGCAGGACGACGGTGTCGCCTGGGTCACCCTGGACCGACCCGACCGGTTGAACGCCTTCGACGGGGTGATGCTCGCCGAGCTCCGGGCCACGTGGCGCGAGCTGCGGGCCGACGATCGGGTCCGCGCCATCGTCCTCGACGCCGCAGGCGACCGCGCGTTCTGCACCGGTGTCGACCGCGACTGGGCCCTGGCGGTCGAGGAGCCCGCCGAGGGGGCGGACGCCGGCGCCGGACCCGCGCCCCCCGGGGCCGTGAGCGTGGGCGAGGTCGGGACCCCGTTCCAGTTCGACGATCCCGGCGCGTGGCTCGGCCCCAAGGCCAACGACCTGTGGAAGCCGGTGGTCGCCGCGGTCCAGGGCATGGCGTGCGGCGGGGCGTTCTACCTCCTCGGCGAGGTCGACGTCATCGTCGCCAGCGACGACGCGACGTTCTTCGACCCGCACGTGACCTACGGGATGGCGGCGGTCTTCGAGTCGGTGCACCTGCTCCAGCGCCTACCGCTCGGCGAGGTCCTGCGCATGCAGTTGCTCGGGGCCCACGAGCGGGTGTCGGCCGCGCGCGCACACCAGCTCGGGTTCGTCAGCGAGGTCGTGCCGCCCGGCGACCTCGCGGCGGCCGCGGCGTGGGTGGCACGGACGATCGCCTCGCAACCGGCCCTGGCGGTGCAGGCCACCTTGCGCACCATCTGGACCGCCAACGAACTGTCACGGGCGGCTGCCCTGGACGTCGGCGTCCCACTGGTCGCCGCCGGGAACGCTCCCGAGGCGCTGGCCGAGGGGCAGCGCAGCTTCGCGTCGGGGCAGCGCGTGACGCCCCGGGTGCGCTGA